From Brassica oleracea var. oleracea cultivar TO1000 chromosome C3, BOL, whole genome shotgun sequence, a single genomic window includes:
- the LOC106330430 gene encoding uncharacterized protein LOC106330430, producing the protein MDPISTEQLAGFTKLVRRLPEKISFEHAWEIRPLHMFFKHCRESQEEIKAPFTEALTPSLKVLPKVDDPGKFVFPCSIAGVEFKEALCDSGSSVNLVSRAIVDELNIVDIEPSQVKLVFANSSMTVPYGTIRNLPVQVGNCILHTEFQVVEMSKDHEMPLIFGRSFMATVGAVVDMPNKRVSFSNITKKVFYKTVPTRSQIRYASCISVVSGEQLEIVAKKELGKKGEIKEVLDGDPHTDTKKLSGNARVNEKVQKKRVKGDPMMTLIPRLCDEKSIEYEVKCKDTSKPFSKVRVILTHELKDKGEATVKGLLSRVLKLNMSDCGACFGTSPHAQPD; encoded by the coding sequence ATGGATCCTATTAGTACAGAGCAGCTGGCTGGGTTTACGAAGTTGGTAAGAAGGCTTCCTGAAAAGATCTCATTTGAACATGCTTGGGAAATTCGGCCATTGCATATGTTCTTCAAACATTGCAGAGAATCTCAGGAGGAAATCAAGGCACCATTTACTGAAGCACTAACACCATCGCTGAAGGTACTGCCTAAGGTTGATGACCCTGGAAAGTTTGTTTTTCCTTGTTCCATTGCTGGAGTGGAATTCAAGGAAGCTCTTTGTGATTCTGGGTCTAGTGTGAACCTTGTCTCAAGGGCGATTGTAGACGAGCTGAACATTGTGGACATTGAGCCTTCTCAGGTGAAACTGGTTTTTGCAAACTCTTCCATGACAGTCCCTTATGGCACAATTCGCAACCTTCCTGTCCAAGTTGGGAACTGTATTCTCCATACCGAATTTCAGGTTGTTGAGATGAGCAAGGATCATGAGATGCCTTTGATCTTTGGAAGGTCATTTATGGCCACAGTTGGAGCAGTCGTCGACATGCCTAATAAGAGAGTCTCCTTCTCCAACATAACCAAGAAGGTTTTCTACAAGACTGTCCCAACCAGATCACAAATCCGCTACGCCTCTTGCATTTCAGTGGTTAGTGGAGAACAGCTGGAAATTGTTGCTAAGAAGGAGCTTGGTAAAAAGGGTGAGATCAAAGAAGTCCTGGATGGAGATCCTCACACTGATACCAAGAAACTCAGTGGGAATGCAAGGGTGAATGAAAAAGTTCAGAAGAAAAGGGTCAAGGGTGACCCTATGATGACTTTGATACCTCGGTTGTGTGATGAGAAATCCATTGAGTATGAGGTAAAGTGCAAGGATACCTCTAAACCTTTCTCTAAGGTCAGAGTAATTCTCACACATGAGCTTAAAGATAAAGGAGAAGCTACTGTGAAAGGGTTGTTGAGCAGAGTTTTGAAGCTGAACATGTCTGATTGTGGAGCTTGTTTTGGAACAAGCCCTCATGCTCAACCCGACTGA